A genomic segment from Aspergillus puulaauensis MK2 DNA, chromosome 1, nearly complete sequence encodes:
- a CDS encoding uncharacterized protein (COG:S;~EggNog:ENOG410Q2TS;~TransMembrane:1 (o17-35i);~antiSMASH:Cluster_1.9) — translation MRCGNDHSTITEDSRDLLFGIIYPAIGIICVFVLVRRIRHQQRRKYVLLEGQMDTPSGKSGGEEPSSATSVGTSYPTHTSHDPAPLPSACDILQPLSLSSPLPPSGYLAAVLNEERRKRVEQPYLVENERIQPMSPPCTNSASMAVRTDCDPPSRFDDSPTQADDSSQATFAPTRRSAEDDDQGSPNSPDSCEFQSVQKRSQHVQHLRDVDEEGIRTWRRWVIEYS, via the coding sequence ATGCGTTGTGGGAATGACCATTCAACCATTACCGAAGACTCGAGGGATCTACTATTTGGAATAATTTACCCGGCCATTGGCATAATCTGTGTCTTCGTGCTCGTTCGACGTATCAGACATCAACAAAGGAGAAAATACGTCCTACTTGAGGGGCAAATGGATACGCCATCTGGAAAAAGTGGTGGCGAAGAGCCATCTAGTGCAACCAGCGTGGGGACCTCTTACCCTACCCATACTTCTCACGATCCTGCACCCCTCCCATCGGCTTGTGATATCCTGCAACCTCTATCTCTCTCGTCACCGCTGCCTCCGAGTGGCTACTTGGCTGCTGTCCTGAACGAGGAGCGAAGAAAGAGGGTGGAGCAACCCTATCTAGTCGAGAACGAACGCATCCAACCGATGAGTCCGCCATGCACCAACTCTGCGTCAATGGCGGTACGGACGGATTGCGATCCTCCATCCAGATTCGACGACTCTCCCACACAGGCTGATGATTCGTCTCAGGCTACTTTTGCCCCGACTAGGCGAAGtgcagaggatgatgatcaGGGATCTCCCAACTCTCCGGACTCATGTGAATTTCAATCTGTCCAAAAGCGCAGTCAACATGTCCAGCATTTGCGTGatgtggatgaagagggtaTTCGAACATGGAGACGGTGGGTTATTGAGTACAGCTAA
- a CDS encoding acyl--CoA ligase (COG:I;~EggNog:ENOG410PI82;~InterPro:IPR000873,IPR025110,IPR020845;~PFAM:PF00501,PF13193;~TransMembrane:1 (i73-97o)), whose amino-acid sequence MPFKSRWQINVPDTHLASLLLTSPTHPLSKEHRSFSEAARPDTHYFTTHDYRLWCQRFAAGLRKSGLQKGDRVLLFSGNDIFFPVVFMGIIMAGGIFTGANPTYVARELAYQLQDSGAIYLLCAEDSIDTGIEAAKLAGLSKDKVFVFNNAIYDGKGQAVKGYRYWGELVASVEEGTGFAWDELDTPEKSSTTLALNYSSGTTGRPKGVEISHKNYCANMLQYNHLFYLNPDWKEKSKRARWLCFLPMYHAMAQNIFIAAALNRGVPVYIMPKFDFLKMLEYTEKYRITDYIIVPPVVVALAKHPAVKSGKYDLSSVEAIGSGAAPLGREVCEEVEALWPPGRINIKQGWGMTETTCSILGWNPSDKSFSASVGELNANCEAKIMAEDGVTELDLNQRGELWVRGQNIMKGYWRNPEATKETKTEDGWLKTGDIAFVDNEGRFHVVDRKKELIKVKGNQVAPAELEAILLEHPAVADAAVIGVPMNNDEAPRAYIVVKPGKSATAEDITTFMEGKVSRIKRITGGVVFVDSIPKNPSGKILRKALREQAKQEMQGPVAKL is encoded by the exons ATGCCTTTCAAATCGCGCTGGCAGATCAATGTCCCGGATACGCATCTGGCGTCGCTGCTACTCACCTCCCCAACACACCCTCTGTCCAAGGAACACCGATCCTTCTCCGAAGCTGCCCGTCCAGACACGCACTATTTCACAACCCACGATTACCGACTATGGTGTCAGCGATTTGCTGCGGGGCTGCGCAAGTCCGGCCTTCAAAAGGGAGACAGGGTGCTGCTCTTCTCTGGCAATGATATCTTCTTCCCTGTAGTCTTTATGGGAATCATCATGGCGGGTGGGATCTTCACGGGTGCCAACCCTACCTATGTGGCAAGAGAACTTGCATATCAGTTGCAGGATAGCGGTGCTATATATCTGTTGTGTGCAGAGGATAGTATCGATACGGGGATCGAGGCTGCGAAATTGGCAGGGTTGAGCAAGGATAAGGTGTTTGTGTTTAACAACGCCATATATGATGGGAAGGGACAGGCCGTAAAGGGCTACCGGTACTGGGGCGAGCTGGTTGCGTCTGTTGAAGAGGGGACTGGATTCGCttgggatgagctggataCGCCAGAGAAATCCAGCACCACTCTTGCGCTCAACTATTCCAGCGGCACAACGGGGAGGCCCAAGGGTGTCGAGATTTCACACAAGAATTACTGCGCAAACATGCTGCAGTATAACCACCTGTTCTATTTGAATCCAGATTGGAAGGAGAAATCGAAGCGGGCGCGCTGGCTATGCTTTCTTCCGATGTACCATGCAATGGCTCAGAATATTTTTATTGCCGCCGCTTTGAACCGCGGTGTCCCCGTTTATATCATGCCGAAGTTTGACTTTCTCAAAATGCTCGAGTATACGGAGAAGTACCGCATCACGGACTATATCATCGTTCCACCCGTGGTGGTGGCGCTGGCAAAACATCCCGCTGTGAAGAGTGGGAAATATGATCTGAGCAGCGTGGAAGCAATTGGTAGCGGCGCTGCGCCTTTAGGACGAGAAGTCTgcgaggaagtcgaagccCTATGGCCGCCTGGCCGGATCAATATCAAACAAGGCTGGGGGATGACAGA GACCACATGCTCAATTCTTGGATGGAATCCCTCCGACAAAAGCTTCTCTGCTTCAGTCGGAGAGCTGAATGCCAACTGCGAGGCGAAGATCATGGCTGAAGATGGGGTAACTGAATTAGACCTGAATCAGCGCGGCGAGCTCTGGGTCCGAGGCCAGAATATTATGAAGGGGTACTGGCGAAACCCAGAAGCAACTAAGGAAACCAAGACGGAAGACGGGTGGCTGAAGACTGGAGATATCGCGTTTGTCGACAATGAAGGGAGATTCCATGTAGTCGACCGAAAGAAG GAGCTCATCAAAGTGAAAGGCAACCAGGTGGCACCGGCAGAGTTAGAGGCCATTCTACTTGAGCACCCAGCAGTTGCCGATGCGGCTGTTATCGGCGTTCCAAT GAACAACGATGAGGCTCCCCGAGCATATATCGTCGTGAAACCGGGGAAGAGTGCAACCGCAGAGGATATCACCACTTTCATGGAGGGCAAAGTGTCACGAATTAAGCGAATCACTGGTGGCGTTGTTTTCGTGGATTCAATCCCAAAGAATCCATCAGGAAAGATCTTGAGAAAAGCACTTCGAGAACAGGCCAAGCAGGAGATGCAAGGTCCTGTTGCGAAGCTATAA
- a CDS encoding Smr domain-containing protein (COG:L;~EggNog:ENOG410QE6N;~InterPro:IPR036063,IPR002625;~PFAM:PF01713;~antiSMASH:Cluster_1.9), translated as MEEYNRQASEYIFKENNAAGRVEADTIDLHGQFVEEAEDILEERIKYARSHGQNHLHVIVGKGNHSANHVQKIKPRVEQVCRELGLQYATEENEGRIYVNLTGAAANMPPRPSHGHGQGHGQGHGQGHQQQHHQQQNQDPVEQVVRAVLPRVLRKLEKACCLVM; from the exons ATGGAGGAGTATAATCGCCAGGCATCAGAGTATATCTTCAAGGAGAACAACGCGGCGGGGCGCGTTGAAGCCGATACAATTGATCTGCACGGGCAGTTTGTGGAGGAAGCCGAGGATattctggaggagaggaTTAAGTATGCCCGGAGTCACGGGCAGAATCACTTGCACGT GATTGTCGGAAAGGGAAACCACTCTGCGAACCATGTGCAGAAGATTAAGCCGCGCGTTGAGCAGGTCTGTCGTGAGTTGGGTCTGCAGTATGCGACGGAGGAGAACGAGGGGAGAATCTACGTAAACCTTACTGGTGCTGCGGCAAATATGCCTCCCAGGCCGTcgcatggacatggacaggGACATGGACAGGGTCATGGACAAGGccaccaacagcaacatcaccagcaacagAACCAGGATCCTGTTGAGCAGGTGGTTAGGGCGGTTCTGCCGCGGGTGCTGCGCAAGTTGGAGAAAGCTTGCTGTCTTGTTATGTAG
- the gpaA gene encoding guanine nucleotide-binding protein subunit alpha gpaA (COG:D,T;~EggNog:ENOG410PHS2;~InterPro:IPR002975,IPR027417,IPR011025,IPR001019;~PFAM:PF00503,PF00025;~antiSMASH:Cluster_1.9;~go_component: GO:0005834 - heterotrimeric G-protein complex [Evidence IEA];~go_function: GO:0001664 - G protein-coupled receptor binding [Evidence IEA];~go_function: GO:0003924 - GTPase activity [Evidence IEA];~go_function: GO:0005525 - GTP binding [Evidence IEA];~go_function: GO:0019001 - guanyl nucleotide binding [Evidence IEA];~go_function: GO:0031683 - G-protein beta/gamma-subunit complex binding [Evidence IEA];~go_process: GO:0007165 - signal transduction [Evidence IEA];~go_process: GO:0007186 - G protein-coupled receptor signaling pathway [Evidence IEA]), protein MGCGMSTEDKEGKARNEEIENQLKRDKMMQRNEIKMLLLGAGESGKSTILKQMKLIHEGGYSRDERESFKEIIYSNTVQSMRVILEAMESLELPLEDARNEYHVQTVFMQPAQIEGDSLPSEVGNAIGALWLDAGVQECFKRSREYQLNDSAKYYFDSIERIAQGDYLPTDQDVLRSRVKTTGITETTFIIGDLTYRMFDVGGQRSERKKWIHCFENVTTILFLVAISEYDQLLFEDETVNRMQEALTLFDSICNSRWFVKTSIILFLNKIDRFKEKLPVSPMKNYFPDYEGGADYAAACDYILNRFVSLNQAEQKQIYTHFTCATDTTQIRFVMAAVNDIIIQENLRLCGLI, encoded by the exons ATGGGTTGTGGAATGAGTACCGAGGATAAGGAGGGCAAGGCCCGCAacgaggagattgagaacCAGCTCAAGCGGGACAAGATGATGCAAAGGAATGAGATTAAGATGCTCTTGCTCG GAGCGGGAGAGTCGGGCAAGTCTACAATCCTTAAACAGATGAAATTGATCCACGAAGGCGGTTACTCGCGCGACGAAAGAGAATCGTTCAAGGAAATCATCTACAGCAACACCGTCCAGTCGATGCGTGTTAttctggaggcgatggaATCACTCGAGCTACCCCTGGAAGATGCTCGTAACGAATACCACGTCCAGACCGTTTTCATGCAACCCGCTCAGATCGAAGGCGACAGCTTGCCATCAGAAGTTGGCAACGCTATTGGTGCCCTCTGGCTGGACGCCGGTGTGCAGGAGTGCTTTAAGCGATCTCGCGAATACCAGCTTAACGACTCGGCTAAATA CTACTTCGATTCCATCGAGCGCATCGCGCAGGGTGACTACCTCCCGACCGACCAAGATGTCCTTCGTTCCCGTGTCAAGACCACGGGTATCACTGAAACGACGTTCATTATCGGCGATCTCACCTACCGTATGTTCGACGTCGGTGGTCAGCGCTCCGAGCGAAAGAAGTGGATTCACTGTTTCGAGAACGTGACTACGATCCTGTTCTTGGTCGCCATCTCCGAGTACGACCAGCTGCTGTTCGAAGATGAGACCGTCAATCGTATGCAGGAAGCGCTCACCCTGTTCGACTCTATCTGCAACTCCCGCTGGTTCGTCAAGACTTCGatcattctcttcctcaacaaGATCGATCGcttcaaggagaagctgccTGTCAGCCCCATGAAGAACTACTTCCCCGACTACGAGGGAGGTGCTGACTACGCCGCTGCTTGCGACTACATCCTCAACCGTTTCGTGTCTCTGAACCAGGCCGAACAGAAGCAGATCTACACACATTTCACATGTGCCACAGACACGACACAGATCCGTTTCGTGATGGCAGCTGTAAATG ATATCATCATTCAAGAGAACCTGAGACTCTGTGGTCTGATTTAA
- a CDS encoding uncharacterized protein (COG:S;~EggNog:ENOG410PTBQ;~InterPro:IPR019150;~TransMembrane:1 (i312-335o);~antiSMASH:Cluster_1.9) encodes MTLTTYPATTDPSDLAALSLSRLVTRLEHNLLSPNADLKSLRRSEYQRMRVSANIEYARANLQALERSLPQIKPVDRRHELQSSLSRNRQTLKQVQNALDEIQSEEEVRSSSRVNGLDNEDDFEEDEDDADSEDLLGTPEEGASTADEATPEDDVSRQAHARGTPTAKTTTTTASSAIPPPTSTIEASSAPTTTSPEPALRNRHRNDTATPSITATATGSSLHKPTPTSPPPEAETEEALSTDRLEQENLTSSLLDLATQLKSSSHAFQASLEAEKSVLARAAEGLDRTTGNLASAERRMGMLRRMTEGKGWWGRMLLYAWIFALWIVAILIVFVGPKLRF; translated from the exons ATGACCCTCACCACCTACCCAGCTACCACCGACCCCTCCGATCTCGCTGCCCTCAGCCTATCTCGCCTCGTCACTCGCCTCGAACACAacctcctctctccaaaTGCCGATCTGAAATCCCTACGCCGATCGGAGTACCAGCGGATGCGAGTGAGCGCG AACATAGAATACGCCCGCGCAAACCTGCAAGCCCTAGAACGCAGCCTCCCACAAATCAAACCTGTTGACCGCCGCCATGAGCTCCAATCCTCTCTTTCCCGCAATCGCCAGACACTGAAGCAAGTGCAGAATGCGCTCGATGAAATTCaatccgaggaagaggttcGCTCTTCATCTCGGGTCAATGGATTGGACAACGAGGACGACTtcgaagaggacgaagacgatgcggACTCCGAGGATCTCTTAGGGACACCTGAGGAGGGGGCCAGTACAGCTGATGAAGCTACACCGGAGGATGACGTCTCAAGACAGGCGCATGCTAGGGGTACGCCTACTGCgaaaacaacaaccacgacGGCATCGTCAGCCATCCCGCCACCCACCAGCACAATAGAAGCAAGTTCcgcgccaacaacaacctcgcccGAACCGGCGCTCCGAAACAGACACCGCAACGATACCGCAACCCCGTCAataacagcaacagcaacaggatCATCTCTCCACAAACCCACACCCACTTCACCACCCccagaagcagaaacagaagaagcccTATCGACCGACCGCCTGGAACAAGAAAACctcacctcctccctcctcgacctcgccaCCCAACTCAAGTCCTCGTCTCACGCATTCCAGGCGTCCCTTGAAGCCGAGAAATCAGTCCTCGCCCGCGCCGCGGAGGGTCTAGATCGCACGACAGGGAACCTCGCTTCTGCTGAGCGCAGGATGGGTATGCTGCGAAGGATGACGGAGGGGAAAGGCTGGTGGGGGAGGATGCTGCTGTATGCGTGGATCTTTGCGCTGTGGATTGTAGCCATATTGATTGTGTTTGTTGGGCCGAAGCTGAGGTTTTGA